One genomic region from Leptospiraceae bacterium encodes:
- a CDS encoding DUF2330 domain-containing protein, with the protein MKAFTFFVLFIILGLSIQDSIYSMCTMFIRPIQIPKVTYLAPGLSKGDKGLYNEVTRVVLARDGKRSVMGISSDYRGNFKEFSMLVPVPSLIKKNQIHVGENQFFDRLHGFTSPLFEVKQDLSPCLRMQPSLRKANGHAESVAPFGADLKPIKNNYSVKVEASYSIGEYDIQILSSQDSKALVSWLKHNGYYVPKLMENTLEPYIKQNMKFFVAKVNLQNQLSSGLNYLRPLLFAYESEKFILPIRPGMVNAKGEQELYAYILNPTGRVETSNYRNVEIPTGKDLPEHIASELDTFYREMFLHLVKKEDKKVVFTEFAGKANVCSRTFCPQLPLKKEELLNLGAFWLSDVPDFGIQPEVYVTRLHIRYNSQTFPEDISFIETNDKKEFSIRYKIRKAWKGSENSCSVAGAYFKNLKIHQEKSLKNLIILTGRNENEERKKMGLNYRSNKTDWWKTIWN; encoded by the coding sequence ATGAAAGCTTTTACCTTTTTTGTTTTATTTATTATTTTGGGTCTGAGTATTCAGGATTCAATATATTCGATGTGTACCATGTTTATTCGCCCTATTCAGATTCCTAAAGTTACCTATCTTGCACCGGGTTTAAGTAAAGGAGATAAGGGTCTTTACAATGAAGTAACAAGGGTTGTTTTGGCTCGAGATGGAAAACGAAGTGTTATGGGAATCAGTAGTGACTACAGGGGGAATTTTAAAGAATTTTCTATGCTGGTTCCGGTACCCAGCCTGATTAAGAAAAACCAGATACATGTTGGAGAAAACCAGTTTTTTGATAGGTTACATGGTTTTACCTCTCCGTTATTTGAAGTTAAACAGGATCTATCTCCCTGTTTAAGAATGCAACCATCCTTACGAAAAGCAAATGGACATGCGGAGTCTGTTGCTCCTTTCGGAGCGGACCTGAAGCCAATAAAGAACAATTATTCGGTTAAAGTCGAAGCCTCCTATTCTATAGGAGAGTATGATATACAGATTTTATCTTCTCAGGACTCAAAAGCACTTGTAAGCTGGTTAAAGCATAATGGGTACTACGTCCCGAAGCTAATGGAGAACACCCTGGAACCCTATATAAAACAAAATATGAAATTCTTCGTAGCGAAAGTGAACCTGCAAAACCAGCTTTCTTCCGGTTTAAACTATCTCAGACCTCTGCTATTTGCTTATGAATCCGAGAAATTTATCTTGCCGATACGGCCGGGGATGGTAAACGCGAAAGGAGAGCAGGAACTATATGCTTATATTTTAAATCCTACAGGGAGAGTTGAAACATCGAATTATAGGAATGTAGAGATACCCACAGGTAAAGATTTACCGGAACATATTGCTTCTGAGTTAGATACTTTCTATAGGGAGATGTTTCTGCATCTCGTAAAAAAAGAGGATAAAAAGGTGGTCTTTACGGAATTTGCAGGAAAAGCAAATGTATGCTCCAGAACTTTTTGTCCCCAATTACCCCTAAAGAAGGAAGAGCTTTTGAACTTAGGAGCTTTCTGGTTAAGCGATGTTCCTGATTTTGGAATTCAACCGGAGGTTTATGTAACCAGACTGCACATTCGATATAATTCCCAAACTTTTCCTGAAGATATTTCTTTTATAGAAACTAATGATAAAAAAGAATTTTCTATTCGGTATAAGATTCGGAAGGCCTGGAAGGGTTCAGAAAATAGCTGTTCAGTTGCCGGGGCTTATTTTAAAAACTTGAAAATCCATCAGGAGAAAAGCTTGAAAAACCTTATAATTTTAACCGGAAGAAACGAAAATGAAGAAAGAAAGAAAATGGGGCTAAATTATAGGTCAAACAAAACAGATTGGTGGAAGACGATTTGGAATTAG
- a CDS encoding SRPBCC domain-containing protein encodes MFNCRAVPKVMIEVTVQCEVKKVWEYWTKPEHICKWNQASEDWHTPSASVDLRNGGKFVSRMEARDGSAGFDFSGVYLKVIPQSFISFAIDDGRNVEVIFIESGKETKIIEIFEAESQNPVEMQKNGWQSILNTFKKYAEL; translated from the coding sequence ATGTTTAATTGCAGAGCTGTTCCTAAAGTTATGATAGAAGTTACGGTTCAATGCGAAGTAAAAAAAGTCTGGGAATATTGGACAAAACCCGAACACATCTGTAAATGGAATCAGGCTTCAGAGGATTGGCACACTCCATCCGCAAGCGTGGATCTACGAAATGGAGGAAAATTTGTTTCTCGTATGGAAGCCAGGGATGGAAGCGCGGGTTTTGATTTTTCCGGAGTCTATCTCAAAGTAATCCCTCAGTCTTTTATCTCTTTTGCAATAGATGACGGTAGAAATGTGGAAGTTATTTTTATAGAATCAGGCAAGGAAACCAAGATAATCGAAATCTTTGAAGCAGAATCCCAGAATCCGGTAGAAATGCAGAAAAATGGCTGGCAATCGATTCTCAATACATTTAAAAAATATGCTGAACTCTGA
- a CDS encoding NAD-dependent epimerase/dehydratase family protein yields MKVFLTGGSGFIGSFVLKYLLEESHQVFALSRSGKLHPSTDLKSPFLEVIKGDLLQKESYENALSSCDAVIHIAGKISTAMKDAEMLENANVVSTKNLWQSCEQYKIKKIVYLASIFAHGWAENQVPIEENAIYDDRIYELPMPYFKAKRRAELLSWEYVGKHQLPIIFAYPGYCIGPEDYYLSSMRVVKQFLKNEIPAYVNGGMSFIDVRDAARGLVACLNKGVVGEKYLLSNFNLSWKEFFELLSEVTRKPAPLFILPPGLASFTAKLLESIWEDSPISEGDIALLSHHWYYDSSKARRELGLQKRPLEESLREGIDWMKANRLLD; encoded by the coding sequence ATGAAAGTATTTTTAACCGGTGGTAGTGGTTTTATTGGTTCTTTTGTTTTGAAATACCTCTTAGAAGAGTCTCATCAGGTATTTGCTCTCAGTCGAAGCGGGAAACTTCATCCTTCTACAGACCTCAAATCTCCTTTTTTAGAAGTTATAAAGGGAGATTTGCTTCAAAAAGAAAGCTATGAAAACGCTCTGTCCTCCTGTGATGCAGTGATTCATATCGCAGGAAAAATCAGTACGGCAATGAAAGATGCAGAAATGCTTGAAAACGCCAATGTGGTTTCGACTAAGAATCTCTGGCAGTCCTGCGAGCAATATAAGATAAAAAAAATCGTGTATCTGGCTTCAATTTTTGCGCATGGTTGGGCGGAGAATCAAGTTCCGATAGAGGAAAATGCAATTTACGATGACAGGATCTACGAACTACCAATGCCGTATTTTAAGGCCAAAAGAAGAGCAGAATTATTGAGTTGGGAATATGTTGGAAAACATCAGCTCCCCATAATCTTTGCATATCCCGGTTACTGCATAGGTCCTGAGGATTATTATTTATCTTCGATGCGGGTTGTAAAACAGTTTTTGAAGAACGAGATTCCTGCCTACGTTAATGGGGGGATGAGTTTTATTGATGTAAGAGATGCGGCCAGGGGACTTGTTGCCTGTCTCAATAAAGGTGTGGTTGGAGAGAAATATCTTTTGTCGAATTTTAATCTTTCCTGGAAAGAGTTTTTTGAGCTACTTTCGGAAGTGACGAGAAAGCCGGCTCCCCTGTTTATCCTGCCTCCGGGGCTGGCCTCGTTTACAGCGAAGCTTTTAGAATCTATTTGGGAAGATAGTCCTATAAGCGAAGGCGACATTGCCCTTCTTTCTCATCACTGGTATTACGATTCTTCTAAAGCAAGAAGGGAACTGGGACTACAAAAGCGTCCTTTAGAAGAAAGCCTAAGAGAAGGGATCGATTGGATGAAAGCTAATAGACTTTTAGATTGA